A genomic window from bacterium includes:
- a CDS encoding ABC transporter substrate-binding protein, with product MNARVAVTVLTLLLAFATPAQPQEPIKIGGLLETSGFIATLGNPGLEGARLAVEQVNGAGGIRGRTIDFVNINTESDETKSVTAAKRLIEQEHVAAIVGPMSSGSSFAIIDTVQRAKVPVVANGASRGIVLPVEKKPWIFLAPLTDVLVQGKMLTQMKAHGITKIAVLHSDVAFGTSGAQQLGHLAPAAGIRLVLEQTFGNSDQDMTPQLTKIRGSDAEATVIWATGPGLAIATKNYRQLGIKAPLYLAHSANDFNFLKLAGDAANDVLLPSSKIYVANALSANDPQKSVTERFVSAYESKYGKKPATFAANGYDAMMIIAAALRKAGPDREKLRDAIEALKDHVGVTAVYSYSPTDHFGAGEDSVVILIVHNGQFELAK from the coding sequence ATGAACGCGCGAGTCGCAGTGACGGTCCTAACGTTGCTCCTGGCTTTCGCCACCCCGGCGCAGCCACAAGAACCGATCAAGATCGGCGGGCTCCTCGAGACCTCGGGGTTCATCGCGACCCTCGGTAATCCCGGCCTCGAGGGCGCGCGCCTGGCCGTGGAGCAAGTCAACGGCGCGGGAGGCATTCGAGGGCGCACGATTGACTTCGTAAACATCAACACCGAAAGCGACGAGACGAAGAGCGTCACCGCGGCGAAGCGGTTGATCGAGCAGGAGCATGTGGCGGCCATTGTCGGGCCGATGAGCAGCGGCTCATCCTTCGCCATCATCGACACGGTGCAGCGGGCGAAAGTCCCGGTCGTGGCCAACGGCGCGTCCCGCGGGATCGTGCTGCCGGTCGAGAAGAAACCGTGGATCTTCCTGGCCCCACTCACCGACGTTCTTGTGCAGGGCAAGATGCTGACGCAGATGAAGGCGCACGGCATCACGAAGATCGCCGTGCTGCACTCGGACGTCGCGTTCGGGACCAGCGGCGCTCAGCAACTCGGGCACTTGGCACCGGCTGCGGGGATCCGCCTCGTGTTGGAGCAGACCTTCGGCAACAGCGACCAGGACATGACGCCGCAGCTCACCAAGATCCGGGGGAGCGATGCGGAAGCGACCGTGATCTGGGCAACCGGGCCCGGTCTCGCCATCGCGACGAAAAACTACCGCCAGCTCGGCATCAAGGCACCGCTCTACCTCGCCCACTCCGCCAACGACTTCAACTTCCTCAAGCTCGCCGGAGACGCGGCCAACGATGTGTTGCTGCCGTCCTCGAAGATCTACGTGGCGAACGCGTTGTCCGCGAACGACCCCCAGAAATCCGTGACGGAACGGTTTGTCTCGGCATACGAGTCGAAGTACGGAAAGAAGCCCGCCACCTTCGCGGCGAACGGGTACGATGCGATGATGATCATCGCAGCCGCGCTCCGCAAGGCCGGGCCCGACCGCGAAAAACTCCGCGATGCGATCGAGGCCCTGAAAGATCATGTCGGGGTCACCGCCGTGTACAGCTACTCGCCCACCGACCACTTCGGCGCGGGGGAGGACAGCGTCGTCATCCTCATCGTCCACAACGGCCAGTTCGAGTTGGCGAAATAG
- a CDS encoding carboxymuconolactone decarboxylase family protein translates to MRLGVDEVGITELMGVTEHARGLTIAAEGLLLRSLEQSSGALVPPLDPEDVDGPVRSLLAEIAAWSANAMGQPGAPLLWRILARNPHYLEATWRKEGAVMGTGALAAHDKRRIALGVAMATRGPYMVQYHAAVLRHAGDSDRDLLEVLGVADYFTTLNTLAEGMQIESDIRPPETPSSS, encoded by the coding sequence ATGCGGCTGGGGGTCGACGAGGTGGGGATCACCGAGCTCATGGGGGTGACCGAGCACGCGCGCGGCCTCACCATTGCCGCAGAGGGGCTGCTGCTCCGGTCGCTGGAGCAGAGCAGCGGGGCGCTCGTGCCCCCGCTCGACCCGGAAGATGTTGACGGCCCCGTCCGGTCGCTCCTCGCCGAGATCGCGGCCTGGAGCGCCAACGCGATGGGTCAGCCCGGGGCACCACTTCTCTGGCGGATCCTAGCTCGCAACCCCCATTACCTGGAGGCGACCTGGCGGAAAGAAGGTGCGGTGATGGGGACCGGCGCGCTGGCGGCCCACGACAAACGACGCATCGCGCTCGGCGTCGCGATGGCGACGCGCGGGCCGTACATGGTCCAGTACCACGCCGCGGTGCTCCGCCACGCGGGAGACTCGGACCGGGACTTATTGGAGGTCTTGGGCGTCGCGGACTACTTCACCACGCTCAACACGCTGGCGGAGGGCATGCAGATCGAGTCCGACATTCGGCCGCCGGAGACGCCGTCGTCATCATGA